A single genomic interval of Desulfonatronum thiosulfatophilum harbors:
- a CDS encoding TIGR03013 family XrtA/PEP-CTERM system glycosyltransferase, with protein MTRFLITLKTGDIALAFIALYAAMIIRFGEELHQGVFITFEQAGAVVATILFSSVVVEMYNQRQKITVRDLAMRIILGLTLSFFLLSALYYVLPATMYGRGILFLTLLIFGAFQFTWHLFFKRMDIMPGLAKKVLILGAGPLAKEIGTLVSANGQQFTLAGYYDPECEPVVVPRKEIVENGAGLFHTVEQLKPDHVVVSLPQRRGTFPLQDMLSCKISGVDIVDAPSFYEQVTGKLLLENITPSWFIFSDGFRINNLTRLFKRLLDVTSAGLGLLLTLPLFPVIALLIKLDSPGPVFFRQTRVGQRDEEFTLIKFRTMRQDAETVTGAVWAQQDDPRITKLGHILRKTRVDEIPQLINVVLGDMSLIGPRPERPEFVSELKKVIPYYSERHFVKPGVTGWAQVCYPYGSSVEDAVEKLRYDLYYIKNLSLLFDIRIILRTINVVLFQEGSR; from the coding sequence ATGACCAGATTTCTCATCACTTTAAAGACCGGAGACATCGCTCTGGCATTTATTGCCTTGTATGCGGCAATGATCATTCGCTTTGGAGAAGAACTCCACCAAGGCGTGTTTATCACCTTCGAACAGGCAGGGGCCGTGGTAGCGACAATCCTTTTCTCTTCCGTTGTCGTGGAGATGTATAATCAGCGTCAAAAGATCACGGTGCGCGATTTGGCCATGCGGATCATTCTCGGGTTGACTCTGTCCTTTTTCTTGTTGTCGGCATTGTACTATGTATTGCCGGCGACCATGTACGGACGCGGAATACTATTTTTAACCTTACTCATTTTCGGAGCCTTTCAATTCACCTGGCACTTGTTTTTCAAGCGCATGGATATAATGCCGGGGTTGGCCAAGAAAGTGCTGATACTGGGCGCTGGCCCTTTGGCAAAAGAAATCGGCACCCTTGTCAGCGCCAATGGGCAGCAATTTACGTTGGCTGGGTATTACGACCCGGAATGTGAGCCTGTTGTCGTGCCGCGTAAGGAAATTGTGGAAAATGGCGCGGGCCTTTTCCATACCGTGGAGCAGCTCAAGCCGGACCATGTCGTTGTTTCCCTGCCGCAACGCCGTGGTACGTTTCCCCTCCAGGACATGCTCAGTTGCAAGATCAGCGGCGTGGATATCGTTGATGCGCCGTCCTTCTACGAGCAAGTCACCGGCAAGCTTCTGCTGGAAAACATCACTCCCAGCTGGTTCATCTTTTCCGACGGCTTCCGGATCAACAACCTGACCAGACTCTTCAAGCGTCTGCTGGACGTGACCAGCGCGGGTTTGGGCCTTCTGCTGACATTGCCTTTGTTTCCCGTGATCGCCCTGCTGATCAAGCTGGACTCTCCTGGGCCGGTTTTTTTCCGGCAGACACGGGTCGGACAGCGCGATGAGGAGTTCACGCTCATCAAGTTTCGAACCATGCGGCAGGACGCGGAAACCGTCACCGGCGCGGTATGGGCGCAACAGGACGACCCACGAATCACCAAGTTGGGGCATATTCTTCGAAAAACACGCGTGGACGAGATCCCGCAATTGATCAACGTAGTTCTGGGAGACATGAGTCTGATCGGGCCGCGTCCGGAACGCCCGGAATTCGTCTCAGAATTGAAGAAAGTCATTCCCTATTATTCCGAACGTCATTTTGTGAAGCCCGGCGTCACGGGATGGGCCCAGGTCTGTTACCCGTACGGCTCATCGGTCGAGGATGCCGTAGAAAAGCTGCGCTACGATCTGTATTACATCAAGAATCTGTCTCTGCTTTTCGACATTCGCATCATACTCAGAACTATAAATGTCGTACTGTTCCAGGAAGGCAGCCGGTGA
- a CDS encoding XrtA/PEP-CTERM system exopolysaccharide export protein has translation MKQRILLVLICLLFPLSATAQDYIIGEGDGLAISVWDEPKLSATSTVRPDGKITIPGLGDVRASGLTPGQLQESLEEKMKRLVHNPIVTVSVIEITNSRVFFFGGGLELGTQDLMRQTSLLQMLSTVENLQTADLRAAYVLRDGQKIKQDFHALIIEGDVREDILLKNNDVIFVPPLREPNVYVLGAVGAPTFIQYREGLTVLEAILQAGGFSPYARENSTMIVRKQSDEEINIPVRAKDLLRGDMTQNIELLPGDYIVVREGFF, from the coding sequence ATGAAACAACGTATTCTTTTGGTGCTTATCTGCTTGCTGTTTCCATTGTCCGCGACAGCTCAAGATTACATTATTGGCGAAGGAGATGGTTTGGCCATTTCCGTATGGGATGAACCGAAATTGAGCGCGACGAGTACGGTGAGGCCTGATGGAAAGATTACCATTCCCGGCCTTGGCGATGTCAGAGCCAGCGGACTGACTCCGGGACAGTTGCAGGAGTCGCTGGAAGAAAAAATGAAACGCTTGGTCCACAACCCGATAGTTACCGTATCGGTGATCGAGATCACCAACAGCAGGGTGTTTTTTTTCGGAGGCGGCCTTGAACTTGGCACCCAGGACCTGATGCGCCAGACATCACTGCTGCAAATGCTGAGCACCGTGGAAAATTTGCAGACGGCGGATCTTCGTGCGGCATACGTCCTGCGGGACGGACAAAAAATCAAGCAGGATTTTCACGCGCTCATCATCGAGGGTGATGTCCGGGAGGATATTCTTCTCAAAAATAACGACGTCATCTTTGTGCCGCCGTTACGAGAGCCAAATGTCTACGTGCTTGGAGCCGTTGGTGCACCGACGTTTATTCAGTACCGTGAAGGACTGACAGTGCTTGAAGCAATTTTACAGGCTGGTGGATTTTCACCGTATGCTCGTGAAAACAGCACCATGATCGTTCGCAAGCAAAGTGATGAAGAGATCAATATTCCAGTTCGTGCCAAAGACTTGCTCCGGGGAGATATGACCCAGAATATTGAACTTCTTCCAGGAGATTACATAGTTGTCCGCGAAGGCTTCTTCTAG
- a CDS encoding XrtA system polysaccharide chain length determinant has translation MSDPKDLDIRKYLAIAYRRRFLIIFATIAVTIGATLYSLALKNMYSSSSTVFIEENVMSSLMQGVAVTPSMDAKIRVLTTAMQSRTMLQQVLRDLNMDLHARTDAELEGLINNARQRMDIRLRARDGLFIISFSHENPREARDFVNTLVRRYIEQNISADRDDTYAAFGFLAEQIEIHRARLEEADAAVLELRIRKGDLLNRDPGQLLEQIAMAEDRLQELSIRRYELLSSASSEAALAFDDQGLPMSGHQGRLNMLQRKLAELQLRYGPSYPEVVRVKAEMQMLEKGLYDEGAVNVDTQTRISSVFDVQLQELRLQEQRLRRMIQYYNELLENIPVAQAEFAEVQHKRSEQQRVLEQLMGRYGQAEISRQMELQDKTTTFRIVDPAILPTNPSSPNRLMIILLGMLGGLGAGVGMSLGLNYLDRSVRHVDTLKELGLPVLAVVPEMLNPANVRKMHFRNLLLYLLAAAFFMLIVGVMLLEFMGSTILYDYVQNIVQRPETESAIGYMKGLYRRIF, from the coding sequence ATGTCTGATCCAAAAGATCTGGATATCAGAAAATATCTTGCTATAGCTTATAGAAGACGTTTTTTGATTATATTTGCCACAATTGCTGTCACCATAGGGGCAACGCTATACAGTCTTGCTCTAAAAAATATGTACAGCTCCAGCAGCACAGTATTCATTGAAGAAAACGTCATGTCCAGTTTGATGCAGGGCGTGGCGGTCACTCCTTCCATGGATGCCAAAATTCGGGTGTTGACCACGGCAATGCAAAGCCGAACCATGCTGCAGCAGGTTCTGCGAGATTTGAATATGGATCTGCATGCCAGGACCGATGCCGAACTTGAAGGCTTGATCAACAATGCCCGGCAAAGAATGGACATTCGCCTACGAGCTCGAGACGGGCTGTTCATCATTTCTTTCTCTCACGAAAATCCACGCGAGGCGCGGGACTTTGTGAACACCCTTGTTCGCCGATATATCGAACAGAATATTTCCGCCGATCGCGACGATACCTATGCTGCCTTCGGCTTTCTGGCTGAACAAATTGAAATCCACCGGGCGCGCTTGGAAGAGGCGGATGCAGCCGTCCTGGAATTGCGCATCCGTAAGGGTGACCTTTTAAACAGGGATCCCGGCCAGTTGCTCGAACAGATCGCTATGGCCGAAGATCGGCTGCAGGAGTTGTCGATCCGGCGTTACGAACTGCTCTCTAGTGCTTCCTCTGAGGCAGCGCTTGCCTTTGATGATCAGGGTCTTCCCATGTCCGGTCACCAGGGTCGTCTTAACATGCTCCAGAGAAAACTTGCTGAACTGCAGCTGCGTTACGGTCCATCTTATCCGGAAGTTGTCAGAGTCAAGGCTGAAATGCAGATGTTGGAAAAAGGGCTTTACGACGAAGGCGCCGTCAACGTCGACACGCAGACAAGAATCTCAAGCGTCTTCGATGTGCAGTTGCAGGAACTCCGACTTCAGGAACAACGCCTCCGCCGAATGATCCAGTACTATAACGAACTTCTTGAAAACATACCTGTAGCCCAGGCTGAATTTGCCGAAGTACAGCACAAGCGTTCAGAACAGCAGAGGGTTCTTGAACAATTAATGGGACGATACGGACAGGCTGAAATATCCCGGCAGATGGAACTTCAGGACAAGACAACCACGTTTCGGATTGTGGATCCGGCCATACTGCCCACGAATCCATCAAGTCCCAACCGCTTGATGATCATACTCCTGGGTATGCTCGGAGGGCTGGGAGCCGGCGTGGGAATGAGCCTTGGGCTGAATTACCTGGATCGTTCCGTTCGCCATGTGGACACTCTGAAAGAGTTGGGGTTGCCGGTGCTCGCTGTGGTTCCGGAGATGCTCAACCCTGCCAATGTTCGGAAGATGCATTTCAGGAACCTGTTGCTGTACCTTCTGGCCGCCGCCTTTTTCATGCTGATCGTCGGGGTTATGCTGCTGGAATTCATGGGATCCACCATCCTCTACGATTACGTGCAGAACATTGTCCAACGACCGGAGACCGAGAGCGCCATCGGCTATATGAAAGGCCTCTATAGAAGAATTTTTTAA
- a CDS encoding XrtA-associated tyrosine autokinase, translating to MSRIEQALEKAAKMRLGVTENQVGYVSAARLKPTPPQTSPEIFTPPEGSLKINNPTLVAATNPQSPMAEEYRKLKEMVIKLTRNDLTKNTLMVTSSMVGEGKTTTALNLAISLAQEYDHTVLLIDADLRRPCIMQYLGLDTKPGLTDCLLEKAQVSDVLVKTGIGKLTVLPSGRKAPNPGELFSSRKMRELVREMKHRYAERYIIIDTPPVLPFAETRSLSGIVDGVIMVVKSGLSTLENIRDAQYAMSGAHILGLVYNHAKPESLSSSYSYYYKNDYVEYGEALSR from the coding sequence ATGAGCAGAATAGAACAAGCTTTGGAAAAAGCCGCGAAAATGCGCTTGGGGGTAACGGAAAACCAGGTGGGATATGTCTCTGCTGCCCGGTTGAAACCCACCCCTCCACAAACATCCCCCGAAATCTTCACCCCTCCCGAAGGTTCGCTGAAGATCAACAACCCAACCCTGGTCGCGGCCACGAATCCGCAGTCGCCCATGGCCGAAGAGTATCGCAAACTGAAAGAAATGGTGATCAAGCTGACACGCAACGACCTGACCAAAAACACCTTGATGGTCACAAGTTCCATGGTCGGCGAGGGAAAAACGACGACCGCCCTCAACTTGGCCATCAGCCTGGCTCAGGAGTACGACCACACCGTGCTGCTCATCGATGCGGATCTGCGCAGGCCCTGCATTATGCAATACCTGGGACTCGACACAAAACCCGGCCTGACCGATTGCCTATTGGAAAAGGCTCAGGTTTCGGATGTGCTGGTCAAGACCGGAATCGGCAAGCTGACTGTTCTGCCTTCCGGTCGAAAAGCTCCAAACCCGGGTGAGCTTTTTTCGTCCCGCAAGATGCGCGAACTTGTCCGTGAAATGAAGCATCGCTATGCCGAGCGCTACATCATTATCGATACTCCGCCCGTGCTTCCTTTTGCGGAAACAAGAAGCCTGAGCGGAATCGTGGACGGCGTCATCATGGTCGTCAAATCAGGCCTGTCCACTCTGGAAAATATTCGCGACGCTCAATATGCCATGAGCGGCGCGCATATCCTGGGCCTGGTTTACAATCACGCCAAGCCGGAATCCTTGAGCAGCAGTTATTCGTATTATTATAAAAATGATTACGTCGAATATGGTGAAGCGCTGTCAAGGTGA
- a CDS encoding XrtA/PEP-CTERM system-associated ATPase has protein sequence MYESFFGLHNKPFELLPNPDFLYHSKSHRRAMTYLDYGIKARAGFILITGEIGSGKTTIIRDLIKKKLDRVILSKVFNTKVSSEQLISMINDDFGLSVEGKDKIVLLRELNEFLIEQFARDMQPVLIIDEAQNLSSELLEEVRMLSNLETDQAKLLQIILVGQPELKKILASPEMRQLRQRININCHIQPLSLEETEQYIQHRLEIAGDRNAATFSPEALSQIHTQSRGVPRLINIICDFLMLSMFSAETREVDPVMAEEVFRELDFEQQFWENGPDSFQPAEKDALSLDVMPDLHRSKVKLTSLLRDITQRIEMLERNLAKADESQILDHKDRLDVLESSFGTIARELAELQAKYNPVSLDLESILVKPASSFTQQDLVELNLEEPQTRKRKSFFRRLFRG, from the coding sequence GTGTACGAATCTTTCTTCGGCCTGCACAACAAACCTTTTGAACTGCTGCCTAACCCGGACTTTCTCTATCACAGCAAGTCGCACAGGCGGGCCATGACCTATCTGGACTACGGCATCAAGGCCCGAGCTGGATTTATCTTGATCACCGGCGAAATCGGATCTGGAAAGACAACGATAATCCGTGACCTGATCAAGAAAAAGCTGGACCGGGTAATCCTCTCCAAAGTGTTCAACACAAAAGTCTCCTCCGAACAGCTTATTTCCATGATCAACGACGATTTTGGCCTCTCCGTGGAGGGAAAAGACAAGATAGTGCTTTTACGGGAATTGAACGAATTTCTCATTGAGCAGTTTGCCAGGGACATGCAGCCGGTGTTGATCATCGATGAAGCGCAAAACCTCTCCTCCGAACTCCTGGAGGAGGTGCGCATGCTATCCAATCTTGAGACCGACCAGGCCAAGTTGCTGCAGATCATCCTCGTGGGACAGCCTGAATTGAAAAAAATCCTGGCTTCCCCGGAAATGCGCCAACTCAGACAGCGGATCAACATCAATTGCCATATCCAGCCCCTCTCTTTGGAAGAAACCGAGCAATATATTCAGCATCGCCTTGAAATCGCCGGCGACCGCAATGCCGCGACATTTTCGCCCGAGGCACTGTCCCAGATTCATACCCAAAGCAGAGGCGTCCCCAGGCTGATCAATATCATCTGCGACTTCCTGATGCTTTCCATGTTTTCCGCGGAAACCCGCGAGGTGGACCCGGTCATGGCTGAAGAGGTTTTCCGGGAACTTGATTTCGAACAGCAGTTTTGGGAAAACGGACCAGATTCTTTTCAACCTGCTGAAAAAGATGCCCTTTCATTGGACGTGATGCCGGACCTGCATCGATCAAAGGTCAAGCTGACATCCCTGTTGCGGGATATAACCCAACGCATTGAAATGCTTGAAAGGAACCTTGCGAAAGCCGATGAATCCCAAATTCTGGATCACAAGGACCGCCTTGACGTGCTTGAAAGCTCATTTGGAACAATCGCCCGTGAACTTGCCGAGCTGCAGGCGAAATACAATCCTGTCTCACTCGATCTGGAAAGCATCCTGGTCAAGCCGGCTTCCAGTTTCACTCAACAGGACCTGGTGGAACTGAACCTGGAAGAACCTCAGACGCGCAAGCGAAAGAGCTTTTTCAGGAGACTGTTCCGTGGATGA
- the xrtA gene encoding exosortase A — protein MTFTEALFKFRFYLLLLIPILAVMYFDIVSHMIFQWANDENYSHGFLVPLISGFFVYQRWDKLRTAPVDPSNLGLIVVFIGLSQLILGWLGTELFNMRLSLVVILCGMTLYLFGLRIFKIMALPLLFLILMIPIPYIIYDAAAFPLKLFVTNISVTTLKMLGVIVWNEGNIIMFTNTVLEVADACSGLRSIMSLLALAVAFAFLTQKNNTKRAIIIASAIPIAVITNAMRVIVTGFLAQYWGPQVAQGFFHDFAGFAVFAVAMVLLLALGGILSIGPRER, from the coding sequence ATGACTTTTACGGAAGCTCTTTTTAAATTTCGATTCTATTTGCTGCTTCTTATACCCATTCTTGCAGTGATGTACTTCGATATCGTATCGCATATGATCTTCCAATGGGCCAATGACGAAAATTACTCACACGGTTTTCTGGTGCCCCTGATCTCAGGTTTTTTTGTCTATCAGCGATGGGATAAACTTCGGACTGCGCCTGTCGACCCATCTAATCTCGGGTTGATTGTTGTTTTCATCGGCCTGAGTCAGCTTATCCTGGGCTGGCTGGGCACCGAATTATTCAATATGCGCTTGTCGCTGGTGGTAATTCTTTGCGGCATGACCCTTTATCTGTTCGGTCTCCGAATCTTCAAAATCATGGCGTTGCCTTTGCTTTTCCTGATTCTGATGATTCCCATCCCCTACATCATCTATGATGCCGCAGCGTTCCCCCTGAAGCTTTTCGTCACGAACATTTCCGTGACCACTTTGAAAATGCTGGGCGTAATCGTCTGGAACGAGGGCAACATCATCATGTTCACCAACACGGTGTTGGAAGTCGCGGACGCCTGCAGCGGGTTGCGATCCATTATGTCATTGCTGGCCTTGGCCGTGGCCTTTGCTTTTCTGACCCAGAAGAACAATACGAAACGAGCGATTATCATTGCTTCGGCCATTCCCATCGCCGTGATAACCAATGCCATGCGCGTCATCGTTACGGGATTCTTGGCACAATATTGGGGGCCCCAGGTAGCTCAAGGTTTTTTTCATGACTTTGCCGGATTCGCCGTCTTTGCCGTGGCCATGGTTCTTCTGCTTGCACTGGGTGGGATCCTGAGCATTGGTCCCCGGGAACGCTAA
- a CDS encoding exosortase C-terminal domain/associated protein EpsI, which produces MLNTKRFILLYALLLLTMLYLHVHAATTPPINKPFHQFPTHHADWKMVSSYDFSDNVMEILKPTDILNRTYIRKGERPVDLHIGYYDGGKGTGVIHSPKHCLPGGGWQVISSERLTMTIGTENVNMVQAVYQLGETREVFLYWFQTRDRSLNNEYSLKLAEVTGSLLHGRRDTAFIRISTRYDGDLEQGLRRTRDFASDFYPVIREFLPS; this is translated from the coding sequence ATGCTGAACACAAAACGCTTCATCCTGCTTTACGCTCTACTTTTGCTGACCATGCTCTATCTGCATGTTCACGCCGCCACGACTCCCCCGATCAACAAGCCGTTCCATCAGTTTCCTACTCATCACGCGGATTGGAAAATGGTCAGTTCCTATGATTTCAGCGATAATGTCATGGAAATCCTGAAACCCACTGATATTCTCAATCGGACATACATTCGAAAAGGTGAGAGACCGGTTGACCTGCATATCGGATATTATGACGGAGGCAAGGGAACAGGCGTGATCCACTCCCCCAAGCATTGTCTGCCCGGTGGAGGGTGGCAAGTGATCTCCAGTGAAAGGCTCACCATGACGATTGGCACTGAGAACGTAAACATGGTCCAGGCTGTGTACCAGCTTGGGGAGACAAGAGAAGTGTTTTTGTATTGGTTTCAGACTCGAGACAGGAGCCTGAACAATGAATATTCCCTGAAACTGGCCGAGGTGACCGGATCTCTGCTGCACGGTCGCCGGGATACTGCGTTCATCCGCATTTCCACCCGCTATGACGGCGATCTCGAGCAAGGGCTGAGGCGCACTCGGGATTTTGCCAGCGACTTTTACCCAGTAATCCGTGAATTTCTGCCGTCGTAA
- the prsK gene encoding XrtA/PEP-CTERM system histidine kinase PrsK: MQMLQTILSISAILAAVGLPLYLLARCKLSPDVVLLFIALTCTACLELFDLLALRNPEEMPYWRRPAMFAEALLPISWLGFSLVFARKVKLNNISYFQIIALAVTFAFPAATFLYSNETFYFSPDFAEEQILFLTGPAFLFYVGVLVILILPLINLEATLLGSAREERWKVKLALTGAGVILVGLLFYYSQGLLYRTINMQLVPVRSLALLLGTGLIGYSMIQRNNDVHINLSRQMALKSVVLLTVGLYLLGLGLLGEGMKYFGQDFPKVLLAIISLLSGVLLLVVLMSASFKRKIQVFLVKHFYENKYDYRVEWQKFTTHLSRAKNRDQLLTAVLGEYCDTFGMGCAALYLRDYETNAFRRQSVMSMDRGNEVIAQDDPLLSPMQNSTWVRDLSSEPWETHAPSLAQDIRKHGIILLAPFILADRLEGFIALGKPLDKNESYGFEDYDLIKAMSRQVALALLNFRLAEQLAQAREMEAVGKVSTFVAHDLKNLVYTLSLMLDNAKDYMDDPDFQKDMLQSLGNSINRMKMLITRLKTLPGTTSLRLQMVDIRKVVEETAAMVNTAPISVSGQSLRVEADPEELHKVMLNLLLNALDATEKKGPVHVDIIRHGKEAGIRVQDKGCGIAPEFLRDGLFTPFRTTKPGGLGIGLYQCKQIITAHCGRVEVQSIQGQGSTFTVWLPFHQEV, from the coding sequence ATGCAGATGTTGCAGACCATCCTTTCCATCTCGGCGATTCTGGCGGCGGTCGGCCTGCCGCTTTACCTTCTGGCACGATGCAAGTTGTCGCCGGACGTCGTATTGCTTTTTATCGCCCTGACCTGCACCGCATGCCTTGAATTGTTTGATCTTCTTGCCTTGCGCAATCCTGAAGAGATGCCCTACTGGCGACGCCCGGCCATGTTCGCCGAGGCATTGCTGCCCATTTCCTGGCTTGGATTCAGCCTGGTCTTTGCCCGGAAAGTGAAGCTGAACAACATCTCTTATTTCCAGATTATCGCCCTGGCGGTCACGTTTGCCTTTCCCGCCGCAACCTTCCTCTATTCTAACGAAACATTTTACTTTTCACCGGATTTTGCCGAGGAGCAAATTCTCTTTCTCACAGGTCCGGCATTTCTATTCTATGTCGGAGTGCTCGTCATACTTATTCTGCCGCTGATCAATCTTGAGGCCACCTTGCTCGGCTCCGCCCGAGAAGAGCGATGGAAAGTGAAACTGGCGCTGACCGGCGCCGGCGTAATCCTGGTTGGGTTGCTCTTTTACTACAGCCAGGGGCTGTTGTACCGGACCATTAACATGCAGTTGGTTCCCGTGCGGTCCCTAGCCTTGCTTCTGGGAACAGGCCTGATCGGCTACTCGATGATCCAGCGCAACAATGATGTGCACATCAACCTTTCGCGACAGATGGCCCTCAAATCAGTGGTGCTCCTGACGGTGGGACTCTATCTTCTGGGGTTGGGACTTCTCGGCGAGGGGATGAAATATTTTGGGCAGGATTTCCCCAAGGTGCTTCTGGCCATCATCTCGCTGCTCTCCGGCGTTCTCCTCCTGGTGGTTCTGATGTCCGCCAGCTTCAAGCGCAAGATCCAGGTGTTTCTCGTCAAGCATTTCTATGAAAACAAATACGACTACCGAGTCGAATGGCAGAAGTTCACTACCCATTTATCGCGTGCCAAGAACCGGGACCAGTTGCTGACGGCCGTGCTTGGAGAATACTGCGACACCTTCGGCATGGGGTGTGCCGCATTGTATTTGCGGGATTACGAGACGAACGCCTTCAGGCGTCAATCCGTTATGTCCATGGACCGTGGAAATGAAGTCATCGCCCAAGATGACCCACTGCTTTCGCCGATGCAGAATTCAACATGGGTCAGGGATCTTAGCTCCGAGCCATGGGAAACACATGCGCCAAGCCTGGCACAAGACATCAGAAAACACGGGATCATCCTGCTTGCTCCATTTATCCTGGCCGATCGTCTGGAAGGATTCATCGCCTTGGGAAAACCGCTTGACAAGAATGAATCCTACGGTTTTGAGGATTATGATCTGATCAAGGCAATGTCACGTCAGGTAGCATTGGCCTTGCTGAATTTTCGCTTAGCCGAGCAGCTTGCCCAGGCTCGAGAAATGGAAGCAGTTGGGAAGGTTTCAACTTTTGTTGCCCATGATCTGAAAAATCTTGTCTATACTCTGTCCTTGATGCTGGATAATGCCAAGGATTATATGGATGATCCGGATTTTCAAAAAGACATGCTTCAATCTCTTGGCAACTCGATCAATCGGATGAAGATGCTCATCACTCGATTGAAGACCTTGCCCGGCACCACCAGTCTGCGTCTTCAGATGGTCGACATCAGGAAGGTGGTCGAAGAGACCGCGGCCATGGTCAATACGGCTCCCATATCGGTCAGCGGTCAGTCCTTAAGGGTAGAGGCGGATCCGGAGGAGTTGCACAAGGTCATGCTCAATTTACTTCTCAATGCCTTGGATGCCACGGAAAAAAAAGGCCCAGTGCATGTTGACATCATCCGCCATGGCAAGGAAGCTGGAATCCGTGTCCAAGATAAAGGTTGCGGTATAGCGCCGGAGTTCCTGCGGGATGGTTTGTTCACCCCCTTCAGAACCACCAAGCCCGGTGGACTGGGTATTGGTTTGTATCAATGCAAGCAGATCATTACGGCCCATTGCGGAAGAGTTGAAGTACAAAGCATCCAGGGCCAAGGTTCGACTTTCACGGTCTGGCTTCCTTTTCACCAGGAAGTGTAG
- a CDS encoding XrtA system polysaccharide deacetylase: MQNYLTIDVEDYFQVNAFSRIIKREEWDHLSRRVTTNTSRILQILDKYQVTATFFILGWIAEKEPDLVRRIAGQGHVIGCHSYWHRNVFDLTPEEFRTDTERSKTLLEQLSGGSVTAYRAPSYSITSKSLWALDILHEVGFSTDSSIFPIHHDTYGIPDAPRFQYDLPQPGMVEFPVSTAKIMGKNIPVSGGGYFRLFPYWFSNWALKRINTIERRPFIFYLHPWEIDPEQPRFNKASPFSRFRHYNNLDKTQARFCRLLRDFSFGPLPSGHEQDR, translated from the coding sequence ATGCAGAACTACCTGACCATTGACGTGGAGGACTATTTTCAGGTCAACGCCTTCAGCCGCATCATCAAACGGGAAGAATGGGACCACCTTTCCCGACGTGTCACGACCAATACTTCTCGCATTCTCCAAATCCTGGACAAGTACCAGGTAACGGCAACCTTCTTCATTCTTGGCTGGATAGCGGAAAAGGAGCCGGACCTGGTCCGACGGATTGCCGGACAGGGGCACGTGATTGGTTGTCACAGCTACTGGCATCGCAATGTCTTTGATCTGACCCCGGAAGAGTTCCGCACGGACACGGAGCGGAGCAAGACACTCCTGGAGCAGCTCAGCGGTGGATCCGTTACCGCCTACCGCGCCCCCAGCTATTCCATCACCAGCAAGTCTCTCTGGGCCCTGGATATTCTGCATGAAGTCGGGTTTAGCACCGATTCAAGCATCTTTCCCATCCATCACGACACCTACGGCATCCCGGACGCGCCACGTTTCCAGTACGACCTGCCTCAGCCGGGGATGGTCGAATTCCCTGTTTCAACGGCCAAGATCATGGGGAAGAACATCCCCGTCTCCGGCGGCGGTTATTTTCGGCTCTTTCCCTACTGGTTCAGCAATTGGGCCTTGAAACGCATCAACACTATCGAAAGACGCCCTTTCATCTTCTACCTCCATCCCTGGGAGATTGATCCGGAACAGCCCAGATTCAACAAGGCTTCACCTTTCTCCAGATTTCGCCACTACAACAATCTGGACAAGACGCAAGCGCGTTTTTGCAGACTGCTCAGGGACTTCTCCTTCGGCCCGCTGCCCTCCGGACATGAACAGGATCGATGA